The genomic region CACGAAGGTTTCCGAGCGCTGGCGCACGACCGAACAGGTCGAGCGCGCCTTCGTCGAGGACGTCAACCATCAATACCTCTACGAAGACAGCGACGGGTTCCACTTCATGAACCCGCAAAACTACGACCAGGTGACCGTCGATGCCGAAACTATGGGTGACGACAAGGCCTACCTGCAGGAAGGCATGACTTGCATCCTGTCGATGCACGAAGGCATCGCGCTTGCCATCCAGATGCCACGCACCGTGACGCTGGAAATCATGGAAACCGAGCCGGTCGTCAAGGGCCAGACGGCATCGTCCTCCTACAAGCCAGCCATGCTGTCGAACGGCATTCGCACGATGGTTCCACCACATGTCAATGCCGGCATCCGTGTCGTCATCATGACCGAAGACAATTCCTACGTCGAACGCGCCAAGGACTGATCCCTTACCTGGCTGCCCATCTCCAAACAAAGCCCCGAACGCTCGCGAGTCGGGGCTTTTGCTTTTCCGGCCGTGCAGCACCAGTCAGACTGGACGCGCTGGTTCCTTGCGCAACGGAGCGCGCCGGGCCACATTCGGCCGTCGGGCTGCCGCTGCAACCGGCTTTGCCGGCGGCGCGGTTGGATCTTGAGGCACCAGCGCTTGCAGATGCAGCACGCGCGGTGACATGGCCTCAAGATAGGCCTCGGACCGGCCGATATAGATCACCGTCGTATCCTTCAGCTCCTTGAGCAGAGCGACTAGTCGCTTCTGAATGTCCGGCTCCAGTCCCTCGAGCGTTTCATCGAGAATCAGCCAGCGCGGTTTGGCGAGCAGCGCATGCGCAAAGCCAACCGCCTTCTGCTCGTCGGTATCCAGCATGCGGTCCCAGCGGGCATTCGTATCCAGCTTGCCCTTCAACCTGGCCAGTCCGGCCTTGTCGATCGCCATCTCCAGGTCGGAATCCGGGTACGCGTCGCGCTCTTGCGGAAATGTGACCGCGTCGCGCAGCGTCCCGCTCGGAACATAGGCGGCGTGCGGCATGAACAGCATGTCTTCCAGCGGCGGCAGGTCTATTTCGCCCTTGCCGCAATGCCAATCGCCGGCCAGTGCCTGGAACAGCAGCTTGCGGTTCACGCCGTGATCGCCATTGATCATGATGTGCTCGCCGGCGGCAATCGTCACCGTGCCCTCGCGAATACGGAAGCCATTTTCATCGACGTCGTCGCTGGTCTTGGTGGAGACTTCAAGATCTTTCAGCACCAGCATATCAGGCGCGGCGCGGGCGACCTCGATCATGTTGGCCAGATGCTCCTCGCCATCCATCTCCACCACCGCCTCGCGGAAATCGGTGACACGCATCAAAGTCGCGCGCCACTCGGCGATCGGGCCGAAGTTGGCGACATACCAGCGCAAGGCGGTGTTGACCTGATTGAAGGCGCCGACGACCATCATCAACTGGCCGATGCTCAGGCCGCCGGAGAAATAGGCGGGCGCTGCCACCAGGATCGGGATGACCAGTACCATCCAGCCATAGCTGGCAGACACCCAGGTAAGATTGGTATTGGCGATCGCCAGCTTACGGATGACACCGAGCACGGAAGAAATGTCGCCGTTGATGCGCCGCCGTTCGTTTTCCTGGCCACCGGCAGTGGTGATCGATGGCATGTATTCGTTGGCATGCATCAGCGCGAAGCGCAGTTCGGCTTCTTTCGAGTAGCGGTCGGCATTCAGGCGCACAAGCTTGCCGCCGACGAACTGGCTGAGGAAAGAAGCCGAAGCCGCATAGATGATCGCCGCCCAGACCATGTAGCCGGGGATCGAAAAGCTGCTGCCGCGAAAGTGGAAGATGAAGCCACTCGACAGCTCCCAGAGCACGCCGATGAAGCTGATCAGCAGGATGGTCGACTGGACAAGGCCGATGGCAAGGCCGGTGGTGCTTTCTGCCAGGTTGCGGGCGTCCTCGTGCAGGCGCTGGTCCGGATTGACGCCGATCAGTCCGGAGGAGGCGAGCCGCAAAGCGCGCTTGCCTTTCAGCCACTGGTCGACCAGATCGCGCGCCAGGCCCTCGCGCATGTAGAGCGCCGCCATCTGGTTGAGCCAGGCCTGGATGACATTGAGAACGAGCAGGCTGCCGGCGATCATCCCGAAGACGCCGAGTTGCTTCATGAACTCGTCGAGATCGCGGCGGGCTAGCGAATCGTAGAACGGCGCATTCCACTCGTTCAAAAGAACCTGCACATAGGCTGTCACGAGAATGATGACGAACAGCGATACCACGAGCGATATAAGCCTTACGCGCACGGGCGAATGCCAGAACGCCGAAAGCATCATCCTCAACCTGTACAGCAAACTCAAGTCGTATCCGACGCGCGCATCGCCCTGGACGCTGGGCTTCTCTGTGGTATCAACGGCCATTAAAAAATCCTGATCCTCATCCCTCAGATAGTCATGGCCACCGCACATGTCCATCCATGCGAGCCCGAAGCGCGTCGCGCCAGCGATCCCTGGCCTGGAACCGCCCTCCTCGCCATCAACTTGCGCTTCAAACCTTATGAAAGCCTTATACGCTCGAATGCACCTGCAGGTTCACCACGCCGCACCGCGCATTTCCCAGCCGGCGATTGAGGTTGATTCGAAACCTGTCCAGCGCTATTTAACATCCCGTGGTGATTTGGCCGGCCGGCTTGCAGCCACGTTAAACAAGTCGCTAAATCAGGGCCGCATGCGGACCGGTAGCGATTCGTTTTTTTCGCCGCCGGTTTAGTTGATCGAGTAACGCGCATGCCCATTAAGATCCCCGATACGCTGCCCGCCTTCGATACCCTGGTGAAAGAGGGTGTGCGGGTGATGACAGAGACGATGGCCGTCCGTCAGGATATCCGTCCGCTGCAGATCGGGCTGCTCAACCTCATGCCCAACAAGATCAAGACCGAGCTACAGATGGCCCGCCTCGTCGGCGCCTCGCCGCTTCAGGTCGAATTCTCCCTGATCCGCATCGGCGGTCACAAGGCGAAGAATACCTCCGAGGAACACCTGCTTTCGTTCTACGAGACGTGGGAGGAAATCAGGCACCGCAAGTTCGACGGCTTCATCATCACGGGTGCGCCGATCGAGCTGCTCGACTTCGAGGAAGTCACCTACTGGGACGAGATGCGCCAGATCCTCGACTGGACGACCACCAACGTCCATTCGACGCTGAACGTCTGCTGGGGCGCGATGGCGGCGGTCTACCATTTTCATGGTGTGCCGAAGCACCTGCTGAAGGAAAAAGCATTTGGCGTCTACCGGCACCAGAATCTGAACCCGTCCTCGGTCTATCTCAACGGTTTTTCCGACGATTTTGGCGTGCCCGTGTCGCGCTGGACGGAAGTCCGCCGCAAGGATGTCGAAACCGTCCCTGGCTTGGAAATCCTGATGGAATCGCCGGAAATGGGCATTTGCCTGGTGCACGAGAAGACGGCAAGACGGCTCTACATGTTCAACCACGTCGAATACGATTCAACGTCGCTGGCAGACGAATATTTCCGCGACGTCGATGCCGGCATTCCGATCAAGATGCCCCACGATTATTTCCCCCACAACGATCCGTCCCTGACGCCGCCCAACCGCTGGCGCAGCCATGCCCATCTGTTTGTCGGCAACTGGATCAACGAGATCTACCAGACCACGCCTTACGACATGGCCGACATCGGCTTGCAGAAATAACCACGTCGCCGGGACGGAGGCCTGATTCCACCGGCAGGCAGGTTGCGGATAACGGCGAATGGAGGCAGGGTCGGCGCCTCGGATGAGAGACAAATGGGATGAGGACATGACGGAAAGCACTTTGCAGCGCGAAGTTTTCGGCAAGACTGCAGCCGGCGACACGGTACACCGCGTCAAGATTACAGGCGGTGGGCTGACTGCCCATGTCATCAGCTGGGGAGCGGTGATCCAGGACCTTCGGCTTGAGAACCACGCGCCGCCCCTGACGCTCGGCTTCGACGACTTCGAAAGCTACGAGAAGCACTCCGCCTATTTCGGAGCAACGCCCGGGCGCTGTGCGAACCGCATCGCCGACGGCAGGTTCACGCTCGATGGCAAGACCTATCAGCTGGGCCTGAACGAGAACGGCGTGACCCATCTGCACGGCGGCGTCGACAATATCGCCCTGCGCAACTGGACGATCGTCGAGCATGCCGCCGACCGCGTCGTACTGAAGATCGTCGACCCCGACGGTCGCAGCGGCTATCCCGGAAACTGCACGATCCAGGCGACCTACTGGGTGCACGGCAATGGCGAGCTATCGGTCACCTACGAGACCACGACCGACCAGCCGACCATCGCCAATGTCTGCCAGCACGCCTACTTCAACCTCGATGGCCGCGACGATGCGCTCGACCACGACATCATGATTGCAGCCGACCACTATCTGCCGACCGATGCACGGCAGATCCCGACGGGCGAGATCGCCCCCGTCGCGGGCACGCCGTTCGACCTGCGCCAAATGGGCCCGATGAAGCGCTTCGTTGATGGCGACCAGGTGCTATACGACCACAATTTCTGTCTCTCGCAGGAGCGTACGGCCAAGCGCGCCGTCGTTCTCGCCCGCAGCATCAATTCCGGCGTATCGCTCGAAGTGCGGACAACGGAACCCGGTATCCAGCTCTACGCCGGCTTCAAGCTCGGCGTCCCCGTCCCCGGCATTGACGGCAAGATGATGGGGCCTTTCGCCGGTTTCTGCCTGGAAACGCAGATCTGGCCCGACGCCATCAACCAGCCGGGCTTTTCCTCCGCAGCCCTCCATCCCGGCGAAGTCCTGCGTCAGGAAACGGACTACATTTTCACGAAGAACTAAGCACTTAGCCTCCGCCGGTCGTGGCTACGCGACCGGCTGTACAAAGACGCCTTGCAAAGTGGTTCTACATAGGTTCTAATCCGAACCCATGGATAGAACCAGTTTGATTTCCGAACTGAACGGACGCGGCTTGCGGGATGCAGCGGCGAGCGGGCCGCTTTATAGGCGGTTGGCGATGGCGCTGACCGGGCTCATTCAGGAAGGGCTGCTGAAACCGGGTACTGCATTGCCGGCCGAGCGCGATCTCGCCGAGGGACTGCAACTCGGCCGCGTCACAGTACGCACCGCCTATCGCGACCTGCTGACGGCCGGCACCCTGGAGTCGCGGCACGGCAGCGGTACTTTCGTCTCGCAGAAGGTTGAGCGAATGGAACAGTCGCTCTGGCGCCTCTCCTCCTTCTCCGCCGATATGCGCTCGCGCGGTCGCTCGCCGGCGGCAAAAATCCTGTCCCGGAGCGTCTCCATGCCAACGCCCGAGGAGACCTTCCTGCTCGGGCTCGGCGTCGACGAACCGGTGCTGCGGCTCGACCGGTTGCGGCTGGCCGACGGACTGCCGCTCGCCATCGAACGCGCCGTCGTCCCGACACAGTTCCTGGCAGAAGACGCAGTCGGCGAGAGCTCTCTTTACGATGTCCTGACAGCCAACGGATACCGCCCGGTTCACGCCCTGCAGCGGCTGACTGCAGTCACCCTCGATCCATCATCGGCCGCCACGCTCGACGTCAAGCCCGGCGCCCCGGCACTGCTGATCGAGCGCATCTCGCGCCTGGCCGACCAGCGCGTCGTCGAATACACCAGATCGCATTATCGCGGCGACGCCTATGATTTCGTCGCAGAATTGAAAATTGGAGATGACCTATGACGCAATCCCTGATGCTGACCGAGGCCGGCCAGTCGCCTGATGCCGTGGCGACCTTGCTGGAGAAGGAAAAGTCGGTCTTCGCCGAAATTGCCCGGTTGTTTGCGGTAGCCAGGCCTTCCGTCGTCACCACGGCGGCGCGGGGCTCGTCGGATCATGCAGCGACCTTCTTCAAGTATCTGTTCGAGATCACTTGCGGCGTCCCCGTCGCCTCGATCGGCCCGTCGATCGCTTCCGTCTACAATGCGCCGCTGCATCTGAAGGGCGGCATTCATTTCACCGTGTCGCAGTCCGGCGGCAGCCCAGATATCATTTCCCTGCAGGCCGCCGCCAAGAAGGGTGGAGCAACGACGATCGCCGTCGTCAACGTCACCGAGAGCCCACTGGCGCGGCAAGCCGATATCGTCCTCGACCTGCATGCGGGCCCTGAAAAAAGCGTCGCTGCGACGAAATCCTTCATCACCGCGGTCGCTGCCCTGTCGGGCGTTACCGCTGCCGTCTCCGGCAACAGCGCACTGCAGGATGGCCTTTCGCGCCTGCCCCAGGCATTGGCAGTCACCGATGGCATCGATAGCGCGGCCGCCGAGGAGGTGCTGTTCGGAGCCAGCTCGCTCTACACCGGCGGTCGTGGCCCGGCATTCGCCATCGCGCTGGAATCCGCCCTGAAGGCCAAGGAGACGTCGGGCCTGCACGCCGAGGCATTCTCGCTCGCCGAATTGATGCACGGCCCGATGCGGCTGGTTCAGCCCGGCTTCCCGGTCGTTGCCTTCGCCCCGGACGACGCCGCATTTGCCAACAACGCCCAGGCTCTGGAGCGCCTGCAGAAGCTCGGCGCCACCGCCGTATCTTTCTCGACCACCCCGCTGCCGGGTATCAACCTCAAAATGCCGTCGACCGGAAACGGCCTCATCGACCCGCTGGTCTCCCTGCTCTGCTACTATCGAATGATCGAGCGGGTAACGCGCCGCAAGGGTTTCGATCCCGACAAGCCGGCTAATCTTCTCAAGGTGACGGAGACGATGTGATGGACTATACGGTCTTTACTGGCGCCCGCATCTTCGACGGCGACCGCTTTCACGACGACAGCGCGCTTGTTGTCGGCGGTGGCCGGGTGCAGGCTATAGCCGCCCGCAACAGCCTGCCGGAGGGCAGCGTGCGTGTGGAGCTAGACGGCGGCGTTCTGGCACCAGGCTTCATCGACGCACAGGTGAATGGCGGCGGCGGTCGGTTGCTGAATGAAGATCCGTCGCCGGCCTCCATGTATACCATTGCCAAAGGCCATCGCCGCTACGGCACGACATCCCTGCTGCCGACGTTGATCACCGACATCGGCGCTGCCACGACCCGGGCGATCGAAGCCGCCATCGAGGCTGTCAAAGCCGACCGGGGTGTCGTCGGCCTGCATCTGGAGGGCCCTCACCTGTCGCCGGCGCGCAAGGGCGCCCACCTGCCGGAGCTGATGCGGCCGGTAGAAGACAGCGACGTTACGACTTTCATCCGTGCCCGCGAAGCAATCGGCATGCTGCTGGTAACCATCGCCGCCGAGCAGGTGACTCCCCGCCAGGTACAGGCGCTGAACGAGGGCGGCGTCGTCGTCAGCCTCGGTCATTCCGATTGCACGGCCGATGTTGCGGACGCGCTTTTCGACGCCGGCGCACGTGGCGTCACCCATCTCTACAATGCCATGAGCCAGCTCGGCCATCGCAGCCCGGGTCTGGTCGGCGCGGCGCTCGATCATCCCCGTACGTGGTGCGGCATGATTGCCGATGGTCACCATGTCGATCCCCGCGCGCTACGCGTCGCCCTGCGCGCCAAGCGCGGCGAGGGCAAGCTGTTCTTCGTCACCGATGCCATGTCTCTGGTGGGTTCCGATGCCGACAGCTTCGAGCTGAACGGCCGCACTGTCTACCGTGAGAAAGGCGGCTTCTGCTCGAAGGTGGTACTGGCCGATGGCACGCTGGCCGGCTCCGACGTCGACATGGCCTCGACCGTGCGCTACGGCGTCGGCATGCTGGAACTGCCGCTGGCGGAAGCGCTGCGCATGGCAACATCCTACCCGGCCCGTTTTCTGCGCCTGAAGGACCGGGGGCACCTGTCGCCCGGTGCGCGCGCCGACATCGTGCACATCAATGACGACATCGAGGCGACCGCCACCTGGATCGGCGGTGCTGCGGCGTCTGTCGGGACAGGCCCGGAGACATCATCATGACCGCGATCACGGATGCCTATTTTCTGGAGGTGATCGAAAGGCTCAATGGCCTGCGTCAGTCTTTGGCCGAGCCTATGGCAAGGGCTGCTGCCGTCATCTGCGAGGCGGCGCGCAGCGACCACCGTGTCTATCTGTTCGGGACCGGCCATTCTCATATGCTGGCCGAAGAGGTGCATTATCGAGCCGGCGGACTGGCCATCACTGTGCCGGTGCTGGTCGGCTCGGCGATGCTGCATGAAGGTGCCGTTATAAGCTCGGTCTACGAGCGAACCCCGGGGCTGGTTCGACCTGTCCTGGAACGCTACCGGATGGAGCGTGGTGACGTTCTGATCGTCGCCTCCAATTCCGGCGTCAACGCCGCGCCGACGGAGGCTGCCGACTATGGCCGGGAAATCGGCGCCACCGTGATCGCCATCACCTCGCTTGCCTATTCCGCAGCCATAGCCAAAGGGCGCAGACGCCTCGCCGATATCGCCGATATCGTCTTCGACAACGGTCTGCCGCCGGGCGATGCGTTGGTCGATTTGCCCGGCACCGACCTGAAGGTGGGGCCGGCCTCGACTGCCATCGGCGCAACCCTCTTGAATGCAATTTTTGCTGAAGTTGCTTCACAGCTTTCCGGAGACGGCAATCCGCCGGTCTATCGCAGCGCCAACATGCCGGGGGCGAAGGAAATCAACCAACGCCTCGTTGACGTCTACAGGCCGCGCAACCCGCATCTCTGACGAGACGCTCTACTACCCACACACTCTCAGGCAGCAAAGACTTCCATATCAGGAGGAACTGCAGCCAATTGCCCGGTGAGCCGTCCCAACGCGTATTTCAGCGTTTGGGCCACCATTCCGGGCTGCACGGGCTTGCGCAAGACACCGAGGGTCCCATGGATTCCGCCGGCGACAGCCTCGGGGTTGGCTGTCATGAAGACGACGGCGATACCATATTGCTCGGCCAGCATGCGGCCGATCGCTGGACCCGTTGGCCCGTCGGAAAGATTGACGTCCACGAGCGCGATATCGGCATAGGGTGCAGCCGCCAGGGCCCGCGCCATAGTGCTGGCAATGGCTGCGACTTGCAGTCCATTGCTTTCCACCATGTCTTCTAGATCGAGTGCAATCAGCAACTCGTCTTCGACAATCAGCACTTTCCTGTCCATCGTCACATCCCTGAAGCCGGCCGGCACACCTTGGTGCGCCACTCGAAGCTTGCAAAAGCAAACACACTCTGCCTTTACGTCCTCACTTGAATGGTCGGATCAGACGAATGTTCCACGCGGAGACAAGAAATTTTCACATGACGATTTTTTAACCATAACAATCAATGCGTTCGCTTTTTTTATCACTGGCCTTATGAACCCATCTGCTCGCGAATCGTCTCGAGCTCCAGCCATTCCTCTTCCATTTTCGTCACCTTGCCGCGCAGCTTCTCGACTTCCTTGGCAAGCGCATTGAAAGTTGCTGGATCCTTGGAGAACAGCTTTGGGTCAGACATTCTCCGTTCCCGGGCGGCAATCTCGGCTTCGGCCTTGGCGATTTCCTTTGGAATATTTTCAAGCGCATAGGTCTGTTTGAAGGACATTTTTGCCTTGCCCTTGTTGCCGCCATGGCCACCATTGGAGCCTCCACCGACACGCGCCTTTTCGGCCTTGGCCGCCT from Rhizobium tumorigenes harbors:
- the efp gene encoding elongation factor P → MVKVIASSIRKGNVLDVDGKLYVVLTAANFHPGKGTPVTQIDMRRISDGTKVSERWRTTEQVERAFVEDVNHQYLYEDSDGFHFMNPQNYDQVTVDAETMGDDKAYLQEGMTCILSMHEGIALAIQMPRTVTLEIMETEPVVKGQTASSSYKPAMLSNGIRTMVPPHVNAGIRVVIMTEDNSYVERAKD
- a CDS encoding ABC transporter ATP-binding protein/permease, with product MAVDTTEKPSVQGDARVGYDLSLLYRLRMMLSAFWHSPVRVRLISLVVSLFVIILVTAYVQVLLNEWNAPFYDSLARRDLDEFMKQLGVFGMIAGSLLVLNVIQAWLNQMAALYMREGLARDLVDQWLKGKRALRLASSGLIGVNPDQRLHEDARNLAESTTGLAIGLVQSTILLISFIGVLWELSSGFIFHFRGSSFSIPGYMVWAAIIYAASASFLSQFVGGKLVRLNADRYSKEAELRFALMHANEYMPSITTAGGQENERRRINGDISSVLGVIRKLAIANTNLTWVSASYGWMVLVIPILVAAPAYFSGGLSIGQLMMVVGAFNQVNTALRWYVANFGPIAEWRATLMRVTDFREAVVEMDGEEHLANMIEVARAAPDMLVLKDLEVSTKTSDDVDENGFRIREGTVTIAAGEHIMINGDHGVNRKLLFQALAGDWHCGKGEIDLPPLEDMLFMPHAAYVPSGTLRDAVTFPQERDAYPDSDLEMAIDKAGLARLKGKLDTNARWDRMLDTDEQKAVGFAHALLAKPRWLILDETLEGLEPDIQKRLVALLKELKDTTVIYIGRSEAYLEAMSPRVLHLQALVPQDPTAPPAKPVAAAARRPNVARRAPLRKEPARPV
- the metA gene encoding homoserine O-acetyltransferase MetA, whose protein sequence is MPIKIPDTLPAFDTLVKEGVRVMTETMAVRQDIRPLQIGLLNLMPNKIKTELQMARLVGASPLQVEFSLIRIGGHKAKNTSEEHLLSFYETWEEIRHRKFDGFIITGAPIELLDFEEVTYWDEMRQILDWTTTNVHSTLNVCWGAMAAVYHFHGVPKHLLKEKAFGVYRHQNLNPSSVYLNGFSDDFGVPVSRWTEVRRKDVETVPGLEILMESPEMGICLVHEKTARRLYMFNHVEYDSTSLADEYFRDVDAGIPIKMPHDYFPHNDPSLTPPNRWRSHAHLFVGNWINEIYQTTPYDMADIGLQK
- a CDS encoding aldose epimerase family protein, producing MTESTLQREVFGKTAAGDTVHRVKITGGGLTAHVISWGAVIQDLRLENHAPPLTLGFDDFESYEKHSAYFGATPGRCANRIADGRFTLDGKTYQLGLNENGVTHLHGGVDNIALRNWTIVEHAADRVVLKIVDPDGRSGYPGNCTIQATYWVHGNGELSVTYETTTDQPTIANVCQHAYFNLDGRDDALDHDIMIAADHYLPTDARQIPTGEIAPVAGTPFDLRQMGPMKRFVDGDQVLYDHNFCLSQERTAKRAVVLARSINSGVSLEVRTTEPGIQLYAGFKLGVPVPGIDGKMMGPFAGFCLETQIWPDAINQPGFSSAALHPGEVLRQETDYIFTKN
- a CDS encoding GntR family transcriptional regulator — encoded protein: MDRTSLISELNGRGLRDAAASGPLYRRLAMALTGLIQEGLLKPGTALPAERDLAEGLQLGRVTVRTAYRDLLTAGTLESRHGSGTFVSQKVERMEQSLWRLSSFSADMRSRGRSPAAKILSRSVSMPTPEETFLLGLGVDEPVLRLDRLRLADGLPLAIERAVVPTQFLAEDAVGESSLYDVLTANGYRPVHALQRLTAVTLDPSSAATLDVKPGAPALLIERISRLADQRVVEYTRSHYRGDAYDFVAELKIGDDL
- a CDS encoding SIS domain-containing protein — protein: MTQSLMLTEAGQSPDAVATLLEKEKSVFAEIARLFAVARPSVVTTAARGSSDHAATFFKYLFEITCGVPVASIGPSIASVYNAPLHLKGGIHFTVSQSGGSPDIISLQAAAKKGGATTIAVVNVTESPLARQADIVLDLHAGPEKSVAATKSFITAVAALSGVTAAVSGNSALQDGLSRLPQALAVTDGIDSAAAEEVLFGASSLYTGGRGPAFAIALESALKAKETSGLHAEAFSLAELMHGPMRLVQPGFPVVAFAPDDAAFANNAQALERLQKLGATAVSFSTTPLPGINLKMPSTGNGLIDPLVSLLCYYRMIERVTRRKGFDPDKPANLLKVTETM
- the nagA gene encoding N-acetylglucosamine-6-phosphate deacetylase, producing MDYTVFTGARIFDGDRFHDDSALVVGGGRVQAIAARNSLPEGSVRVELDGGVLAPGFIDAQVNGGGGRLLNEDPSPASMYTIAKGHRRYGTTSLLPTLITDIGAATTRAIEAAIEAVKADRGVVGLHLEGPHLSPARKGAHLPELMRPVEDSDVTTFIRAREAIGMLLVTIAAEQVTPRQVQALNEGGVVVSLGHSDCTADVADALFDAGARGVTHLYNAMSQLGHRSPGLVGAALDHPRTWCGMIADGHHVDPRALRVALRAKRGEGKLFFVTDAMSLVGSDADSFELNGRTVYREKGGFCSKVVLADGTLAGSDVDMASTVRYGVGMLELPLAEALRMATSYPARFLRLKDRGHLSPGARADIVHINDDIEATATWIGGAAASVGTGPETSS
- a CDS encoding SIS domain-containing protein translates to MTAITDAYFLEVIERLNGLRQSLAEPMARAAAVICEAARSDHRVYLFGTGHSHMLAEEVHYRAGGLAITVPVLVGSAMLHEGAVISSVYERTPGLVRPVLERYRMERGDVLIVASNSGVNAAPTEAADYGREIGATVIAITSLAYSAAIAKGRRRLADIADIVFDNGLPPGDALVDLPGTDLKVGPASTAIGATLLNAIFAEVASQLSGDGNPPVYRSANMPGAKEINQRLVDVYRPRNPHL
- a CDS encoding response regulator, which translates into the protein MDRKVLIVEDELLIALDLEDMVESNGLQVAAIASTMARALAAAPYADIALVDVNLSDGPTGPAIGRMLAEQYGIAVVFMTANPEAVAGGIHGTLGVLRKPVQPGMVAQTLKYALGRLTGQLAAVPPDMEVFAA